The proteins below come from a single Candidatus Delongbacteria bacterium genomic window:
- a CDS encoding undecaprenyl-diphosphate phosphatase: MLETIILGLVQGLTEFLPISSSGHLVLGQELLGIEGGTDIRLEIILHLGTLLAIVFAYRQDVLRLALALVPGRGDPEYRRLLGLLVAASIPTALIGLSLKDFFESVFAHPATVSALLMVTGLILLIGDRARRGEVHAEDIGWKRAVTLGLAQSMAILPGISRSGSTIVTGLLLRIQPEEAARFSFLMSVPAVAGAALLQLKDSLEPNALPPAYSTIELLAGFASAAIVGYFALQWLLVAVRKRSLSWFAVYCLLVGATSLVLRAL; this comes from the coding sequence ATGCTGGAAACGATCATTCTCGGGCTGGTTCAGGGACTCACCGAGTTTCTGCCCATTTCCAGCTCGGGACACCTGGTGCTGGGGCAGGAACTGCTGGGCATCGAAGGTGGCACGGATATCCGGCTGGAAATCATTCTGCACCTGGGAACCCTGCTCGCCATTGTCTTCGCCTACCGTCAGGATGTGCTGCGACTGGCTCTGGCACTGGTGCCCGGGCGCGGGGATCCCGAGTACCGGCGCTTGCTGGGCCTGCTGGTGGCCGCCAGCATTCCCACCGCTCTCATCGGTTTGAGTCTCAAGGACTTTTTTGAATCGGTCTTCGCCCATCCCGCCACCGTCTCGGCCCTGCTGATGGTCACCGGCCTGATTCTGCTGATCGGTGACCGGGCCCGCCGTGGCGAGGTGCACGCCGAGGACATCGGCTGGAAACGAGCGGTCACGCTGGGGCTGGCCCAGTCGATGGCGATCCTGCCCGGCATCAGCCGCTCCGGATCCACCATCGTGACCGGGCTGCTGCTCAGAATCCAGCCGGAAGAAGCGGCACGATTCTCATTTCTGATGTCGGTGCCCGCGGTTGCCGGGGCAGCCCTGCTGCAACTCAAGGATTCCCTCGAGCCGAATGCGCTGCCGCCCGCCTATTCCACGATCGAATTGCTGGCCGGTTTCGCCAGTGCGGCAATTGTGGGGTATTTCGCCCTGCAGTGGCTGCTGGTGGCGGTGCGCAAGCGCAGCCTCAGCTGGTTCGCCGTCTACTGTCTGCTGGTGGGTGCCACCAGCCTCGTGCTGAGGGCCCTGTGA
- the surE gene encoding 5'/3'-nucleotidase SurE: MRILLCNDDGVLAPGLRALHRVLAERHTVIVCAPATECSAKSNCLTLHQPLKLEKHLIGDAVFHGLGGYPADAAKFGLQVLCKDHPPDLVVSGINNGLNTGQNVFYSGTVAAATEGTFAGIPAIALSMDASKEFLFDDAAEIALQIVEKRAELPLPAEILLNVNIPRLPASQIKGWKVSRMGVARFSESFTRRPSPDGGVWYWVDGSKDYHDPEPEHDDFQVHTGWVTISPLKMDLTAPDWTSALQGWNLTP; encoded by the coding sequence ATGAGAATCCTGCTCTGCAACGACGACGGCGTGCTGGCCCCGGGCCTGCGGGCCCTGCATCGCGTGCTGGCCGAACGTCACACGGTCATCGTCTGCGCACCAGCGACCGAGTGCTCGGCCAAGAGCAATTGCCTGACCCTGCATCAGCCCCTGAAGCTGGAAAAGCACCTCATCGGCGATGCCGTGTTCCATGGTCTGGGCGGCTATCCAGCGGACGCGGCCAAGTTCGGGCTGCAGGTCCTCTGCAAGGACCATCCGCCCGATCTGGTGGTCTCGGGCATCAACAATGGGCTCAACACCGGGCAGAACGTGTTCTATTCGGGAACCGTCGCTGCCGCGACGGAAGGCACCTTCGCCGGCATTCCGGCGATCGCTTTGTCCATGGATGCCAGCAAGGAGTTCCTCTTCGACGATGCGGCGGAGATCGCTCTGCAGATCGTGGAGAAACGCGCCGAGCTGCCCTTGCCGGCGGAGATTCTGCTGAACGTGAACATTCCGCGCCTGCCGGCCAGCCAGATCAAGGGCTGGAAGGTCTCGCGCATGGGCGTGGCGCGCTTCTCGGAAAGCTTCACCCGACGCCCCTCCCCCGATGGCGGCGTCTGGTACTGGGTGGACGGCAGCAAGGACTATCACGACCCCGAACCGGAACACGACGATTTCCAGGTACACACGGGCTGGGTCACCATCTCCCCATTGAAGATGGATCTGACCGCCCCGGACTGGACAAGCGCTCTGCAAGGCTGGAACCTGACCCCATGA
- the folP gene encoding dihydropteroate synthase produces MGPRDPGSGQQSGAGTGQSARLVDRVPPGPPGTGAFRHGAERPGPGPCTGAATRLSPGPVRGGPAPGGSASTERSPSVHERRTRAVQKRPRTADSGRKCGTGSHGIWPGGTSLPGRARPAGCGLSPLVEPGTDVLHDRQRFAGRGLPRTRRGSGLPAGSPASAGHELETAGEPGPRDLVLPPAHEAGRQSRRARPQPAPTGGTVPRAAAVRSVSRLVQRLTQPEPLLVGILNLTPDSFSDGGELWGDHGVRPELVLEKARQLLAEGAEVLDLGGESTRPGSLAVSTEEERARVLPALEILQRHDPDCWLSVDTRRARLAAEALDAGAALINDTSAGRDDEALWPLLVARGCATVLMHRLGEPRTMQAAPEYTDVVAQVRDFLAARSARLESLGLAEEKILLDPGIGFGKTTAHNLRLLASLDRLCPGRHLMLAHSRKRYINGLHASGTADRLGGTLATLLSGWRQGVKIFRVHDVAACAQALTVWRAIEHEREVACAGER; encoded by the coding sequence ATGGGACCGCGTGATCCAGGCAGTGGACAACAGTCTGGCGCTGGAACCGGGCAATCCGCGCGCCTGGTGGATCGTGTCCCACCTGGACCGCCAGGGACTGGCGCATTTCGGCATGGAGCAGAGCGGCCAGGCCCGGGCCCATGCACTGGAGCTGCAACCCGGCTATCGCCCGGCCCTGTTCGAGGAGGTCCCGCGCCTGGTGGATCTGCGTCGACTGAACGAAGCCCATCAGTTCACGAGCGCCGCACTCGTGCTGTACAGAAACGACCCCGAACTGCTGATTCTGGCCGGAAATGTGGAACGGGTTCGCATGGCATATGGCCAGGCGGAACGTCACTACCGGGCCGCGCTCGACCTGCTGGATGCGGATTATCGCCCCTGGTGGAACCTGGGACAGATGTATTACATGACCGGCAGCGATTCGCTGGCCGTGGACTGCCTCGAACACGCCGTGGCTCTGGGCTGCCCGCCGGAAGCCCTGCATCTGCTGGGCATGAGCTGGAAACAGCTGGGGAACCGGGACCGCGCGATCTGGTTCTTCCGCCAGCGCATGAAGCTGGGCGGCAGTCCCGAAGAGCTCGACCGCAGCCGGCGCCAACTGGCGGAACTGTTCCCCGAGCTGCAGCCGTGAGAAGCGTATCACGACTGGTCCAGCGGCTGACTCAGCCTGAGCCCTTGCTGGTGGGAATTCTCAATCTGACCCCCGATTCCTTCAGCGACGGGGGTGAGCTCTGGGGCGACCATGGTGTCCGCCCCGAGCTGGTGCTGGAAAAGGCCCGCCAACTGCTGGCCGAAGGTGCCGAAGTGCTGGATCTGGGGGGAGAATCGACGCGCCCCGGTTCGCTGGCCGTGAGTACGGAAGAGGAGCGCGCACGGGTCCTGCCCGCGCTCGAGATTCTGCAACGCCATGATCCCGATTGCTGGCTGAGCGTGGATACTCGCCGTGCGAGACTGGCCGCGGAGGCTCTTGATGCGGGAGCCGCGCTGATCAACGATACCAGTGCCGGCCGCGATGACGAGGCGCTCTGGCCCCTGCTCGTTGCCCGCGGGTGTGCCACGGTCCTGATGCACCGCCTGGGCGAGCCACGCACCATGCAGGCGGCCCCCGAGTACACGGATGTGGTCGCCCAGGTCCGGGATTTTCTGGCCGCGCGCAGTGCCCGACTGGAATCCCTGGGACTGGCGGAGGAGAAGATCCTGCTGGATCCCGGCATCGGTTTCGGCAAGACCACCGCACACAACCTGCGCCTGCTGGCCAGCCTGGACCGTCTCTGTCCGGGGCGCCACCTGATGCTGGCCCACTCGCGCAAGCGCTACATCAACGGTCTGCATGCCTCTGGCACCGCGGATCGGCTGGGCGGCACATTGGCGACTCTGCTGTCCGGCTGGCGTCAGGGAGTGAAGATCTTCCGGGTCCATGATGTGGCCGCCTGCGCCCAGGCACTGACGGTCTGGCGTGCCATCGAGCATGAGCGGGAGGTCGCATGTGCTGGCGAGCGCTGA
- the rimI gene encoding ribosomal protein S18-alanine N-acetyltransferase translates to MCWRALSPADLPVLESLEALCFSDPWTPAALAAALGEHTGLALGLPGGRFGLQAFALGRVVLDDAELHSIAVDPEERGQGLGRRLLRVFCEQARARGARHLFLEVRSENAVALGLYRSEGFVRLRELPDYYGPGQHGLAFVLPLDRPGAFS, encoded by the coding sequence ATGTGCTGGCGAGCGCTGAGCCCCGCCGATCTTCCCGTACTGGAAAGTCTGGAAGCCCTCTGTTTCAGCGATCCATGGACTCCGGCAGCCCTGGCCGCCGCACTGGGCGAGCACACGGGGCTGGCCCTGGGCCTGCCCGGGGGGCGATTCGGGCTGCAGGCATTCGCGCTGGGGCGGGTCGTGCTGGACGATGCGGAGCTGCATTCCATCGCCGTGGACCCGGAGGAGCGCGGACAGGGACTGGGGCGCCGTCTGCTGCGCGTCTTCTGCGAACAGGCGCGCGCCCGGGGTGCCCGTCACCTGTTTCTGGAGGTGCGCAGCGAGAACGCTGTCGCGCTGGGGCTCTACCGCAGCGAAGGTTTCGTGCGGCTGCGCGAGCTTCCCGACTACTATGGACCCGGCCAGCATGGCCTGGCTTTCGTGCTGCCCCTCGACCGGCCCGGCGCTTTCAGTTGA
- a CDS encoding gamma-glutamyl-gamma-aminobutyrate hydrolase family protein, which produces MNAPLIGISMLLDSNHERGFYNSSVLELQSAAYAAWVAGGGGIPVALPFAGDARIGQLIDRLDGLLLSGGPDLDPGFDPDNPGPVVLEVGDEQRRTHYEHALLQAALQRRVPVLGVCRGMQQIAVSAGGELWQDLPTEPGIEGHSRPDAHSALVHEVLLDGPQPACFSDLPLRFGVNSTHHQAVKRLGRGQRVIARAADASGIIEALVGEDPDQWMLGVQWHPERLPGEPASRALMAQFLTEATRRAVETGR; this is translated from the coding sequence GTGAACGCTCCCCTGATCGGCATCAGCATGCTGCTGGACAGCAACCACGAGCGCGGCTTCTACAACTCGTCCGTGCTGGAGCTGCAATCCGCGGCCTATGCCGCCTGGGTGGCTGGCGGTGGAGGTATCCCCGTTGCCCTGCCCTTCGCCGGAGACGCCCGCATCGGGCAGTTGATCGACCGGCTCGACGGCCTGTTGCTGAGCGGCGGTCCCGATCTGGACCCCGGATTCGATCCGGACAACCCGGGTCCAGTGGTGCTGGAGGTGGGCGATGAGCAGCGCCGGACCCACTACGAACACGCGCTGTTGCAGGCGGCACTTCAGCGGCGCGTCCCCGTGCTGGGGGTCTGCCGCGGCATGCAGCAGATTGCCGTCAGCGCAGGCGGCGAGCTCTGGCAGGACCTGCCCACCGAGCCGGGCATCGAGGGCCACAGCCGCCCGGATGCACATTCCGCGCTGGTTCACGAGGTGCTGCTCGACGGTCCGCAACCGGCGTGTTTCAGTGATCTGCCACTGCGCTTCGGAGTCAACAGCACCCACCACCAGGCCGTGAAACGTCTCGGGCGCGGCCAACGGGTGATCGCTCGTGCGGCCGATGCCTCGGGAATCATCGAGGCTCTGGTGGGCGAAGACCCAGACCAATGGATGCTGGGTGTCCAGTGGCACCCCGAGCGCCTGCCGGGCGAACCCGCCTCCCGCGCACTCATGGCCCAGTTCCTCACCGAAGCCACTCGTCGTGCCGTGGAAACGGGCCGGTGA
- the glmS gene encoding glutamine--fructose-6-phosphate transaminase (isomerizing): protein MCGIVGYTGFRNAVPFLMEGLKRLEYRGYDSAGLALLDDKVTVVKAKGKIENLRQKLTPQLTQHAGIGHTRWATHGKPSEINAHPHTSQDGKVALIHNGIIENYSTLRQELLQLGYKMQSETDTEVLAHLIQKCYTGDLEMAVREVLGLVTGAYGIAVVHQDEPGRIVVAKMGSPLIIGLGEKENYLASDRSALIGYTQNVVILEDGEMAVIEPDEVRFSTIGAGQFQPMVTELMDEVERIDKGDFPHFMLKEIFEQPRTISDSFAGRLLPEEGTTKLGGLDGVIDRLLECNRLVLTACGTSWHAALVGEYMLEEYLRIPVEVEYASEFRYRNPVVDENTAVIAISQSGETADTLAAMKEAKRKGALVLGICNRPGSAIARESHGGIYIHAGPEIGVASTKAFTSQLVVLTLLTINLARIRNMGFAVGKSLVDELKALPAKVEQILKDAPHIEKIATRLAPHHNALYLGRGLAFPVALEGALKLKEISYIHAEGYPAAEMKHGPIALIDENMPVIVVAPSDDNYEKVISNLQEVRARQGKTIVIATQADRKLKDLADDVILIPECHPIVMPILASIPLQLLSYYVAVQRGCDVDQPRNLAKSVTVE from the coding sequence ATGTGCGGAATCGTTGGATATACCGGTTTCCGGAATGCAGTGCCCTTCCTGATGGAGGGACTCAAGCGTCTGGAGTACCGCGGTTACGACTCGGCCGGACTGGCCCTGCTGGATGACAAAGTCACGGTCGTGAAGGCCAAGGGGAAAATCGAGAACCTGCGTCAGAAGCTGACTCCGCAGCTGACCCAGCATGCGGGCATCGGCCATACCCGCTGGGCCACGCATGGCAAGCCCTCCGAGATCAACGCCCACCCCCACACCAGTCAGGACGGCAAGGTGGCGCTGATTCACAACGGCATCATCGAGAACTATTCGACCCTGCGCCAGGAGCTGCTCCAGCTGGGCTACAAGATGCAGAGCGAAACCGATACCGAAGTCCTGGCCCACCTGATCCAGAAGTGTTACACGGGCGACCTTGAAATGGCCGTGCGCGAAGTGCTGGGGCTGGTCACGGGGGCCTACGGCATTGCCGTGGTGCACCAGGACGAGCCGGGCCGGATTGTGGTGGCCAAGATGGGCTCGCCGCTGATCATCGGGCTGGGTGAAAAGGAAAACTACCTGGCCTCGGATCGCAGTGCGCTGATCGGCTACACCCAGAACGTGGTGATCCTGGAAGACGGCGAAATGGCCGTGATCGAGCCCGACGAGGTCCGCTTTTCGACCATCGGCGCCGGGCAGTTCCAGCCCATGGTCACCGAGCTGATGGATGAAGTCGAGCGCATTGACAAGGGCGACTTTCCCCACTTCATGCTCAAGGAAATCTTCGAGCAGCCCCGCACCATCTCCGACAGTTTCGCCGGCCGGCTGCTGCCCGAGGAAGGCACCACCAAGCTGGGCGGCCTGGATGGCGTGATCGACCGCCTGCTCGAATGCAACCGTCTGGTGCTGACCGCCTGCGGAACCTCCTGGCACGCCGCCCTGGTGGGCGAGTACATGCTCGAGGAGTACCTGCGCATCCCTGTGGAAGTCGAGTACGCCAGCGAGTTCCGCTACCGCAACCCGGTGGTCGACGAGAACACGGCCGTGATCGCGATCAGCCAGTCCGGCGAAACCGCCGACACCCTGGCCGCCATGAAGGAAGCCAAGCGCAAGGGCGCGCTCGTGCTGGGCATCTGCAACCGACCCGGCAGCGCCATCGCGCGGGAATCCCACGGCGGAATCTACATCCATGCCGGCCCCGAGATCGGCGTGGCCAGCACCAAGGCCTTCACCAGCCAGCTGGTGGTGCTGACCCTGCTCACCATCAACCTGGCGCGCATCCGCAACATGGGCTTTGCCGTGGGCAAGAGCCTGGTCGACGAGCTGAAGGCCCTGCCCGCCAAGGTCGAACAGATCCTCAAGGACGCGCCCCACATCGAGAAGATCGCCACCCGGCTGGCCCCGCATCACAATGCGCTCTATCTGGGGCGCGGGCTGGCCTTCCCGGTGGCCCTCGAAGGCGCGCTCAAGCTGAAGGAAATCAGCTACATCCACGCGGAAGGATATCCGGCCGCCGAGATGAAACACGGGCCGATCGCGCTGATCGACGAGAACATGCCGGTGATCGTGGTGGCCCCTTCCGACGACAACTACGAGAAGGTGATCTCCAATCTCCAGGAAGTGCGTGCGCGCCAGGGCAAGACCATCGTGATCGCCACCCAGGCCGATCGCAAGCTCAAGGATCTGGCCGATGACGTGATCCTGATTCCCGAGTGCCACCCGATCGTGATGCCCATTCTGGCCTCGATTCCCTTGCAGTTGTTGTCCTACTACGTGGCCGTCCAGCGCGGCTGCGATGTGGACCAGCCGCGCAACCTTGCCAAAAGTGTGACGGTGGAGTAA
- a CDS encoding ABC transporter substrate-binding protein, which produces MRVFRSTFPILLALGLNAQAATQSSPRQVLEQALAGADPASLAPLIQQGLAENQSKDPSRMADWKLLDLWRLEESGQVAAFDAALSTFKGSAPGAERVSYADWLQVRSLARRGSSLQAARSGCTLWLGLASDSPLLPRVQSFTTRVCHDGLNAPQRRELALWLGEERLARLPGLELLPSLHHRIAAVLPLRGHDGRMGRELLAGLEAAFAAHADGDWELVLRDCESDPLLAHQQLSALSGEELDAVIVPGEPGYAAAAAFGAPFPVIFPWYSGNGLSQADSSFYQFNTPAAHKLDELLDLAEHTLDLHNLISLIPANRAGNQLQDRLEEAALSRGMELGPPQWYLPGTKDARRQMENLCIYADAFDFNDGLLVLPLPEDADVLIPQLAAANPDGWMLGDATFLEGENPQRLSVFRDHLLVVSDWLPAAGLDGSGPFMNQVRVKEGREASRNETVGFECARLLLLAGQAAAEEGRSFREALEHLDLPSAYGGDFRLEQRVNQGLRTLIWDGSRFTPWGGR; this is translated from the coding sequence ATGCGTGTGTTCCGTTCGACGTTCCCGATCCTGCTGGCCCTCGGTCTCAATGCCCAGGCGGCGACACAATCCTCGCCCCGCCAGGTGCTTGAGCAGGCGCTCGCCGGTGCCGATCCGGCCAGCCTGGCTCCGCTGATCCAGCAGGGGCTGGCCGAGAACCAGAGCAAGGACCCGTCCCGCATGGCCGACTGGAAGCTGCTGGATCTCTGGCGCCTGGAGGAGAGTGGTCAGGTGGCCGCCTTTGACGCGGCCCTGTCGACCTTCAAGGGCAGTGCCCCGGGTGCCGAGCGTGTGTCCTACGCCGATTGGCTGCAGGTACGCAGCCTGGCCCGGCGCGGCAGCAGCCTGCAGGCGGCCCGCTCGGGCTGTACTCTCTGGCTGGGCCTGGCCAGCGACTCGCCACTCCTGCCCAGAGTCCAGTCATTCACGACTCGCGTGTGTCACGATGGTCTCAACGCCCCCCAGCGCCGCGAGCTGGCGCTCTGGCTGGGCGAAGAGCGCCTCGCGCGTCTTCCGGGCCTCGAGCTTCTGCCCAGTCTGCATCACCGGATCGCGGCGGTTCTGCCATTGCGCGGTCACGATGGGCGCATGGGCCGCGAACTGCTCGCGGGTCTGGAGGCGGCCTTCGCCGCACACGCCGATGGCGACTGGGAACTGGTGCTGCGCGACTGTGAGTCCGACCCTCTGCTGGCGCACCAGCAACTGAGCGCCCTCAGCGGCGAAGAGCTGGATGCGGTGATCGTTCCCGGCGAACCGGGCTATGCGGCCGCCGCAGCCTTCGGAGCGCCCTTTCCGGTGATCTTTCCCTGGTACTCGGGCAATGGGCTCAGCCAGGCCGATTCCAGTTTCTACCAGTTCAACACGCCGGCCGCACACAAGCTGGACGAGTTGCTTGATCTGGCCGAACACACCCTCGATCTGCACAACCTGATCAGCCTGATACCGGCGAACCGTGCGGGCAACCAGCTCCAGGATCGTCTCGAGGAGGCCGCCCTGTCCCGCGGCATGGAACTGGGACCGCCCCAGTGGTACCTGCCCGGCACCAAGGATGCCCGGCGCCAGATGGAGAACCTGTGCATCTACGCCGACGCCTTCGATTTCAATGATGGACTGCTGGTGCTTCCCCTGCCCGAAGACGCCGATGTCCTGATTCCCCAGTTGGCAGCCGCCAATCCCGATGGCTGGATGCTCGGCGATGCCACATTCCTGGAAGGCGAGAATCCCCAGCGCCTCTCGGTGTTTCGTGATCATCTGCTGGTGGTCAGCGACTGGCTGCCCGCGGCGGGTCTCGACGGAAGTGGCCCCTTCATGAATCAGGTCCGGGTCAAGGAAGGCCGTGAAGCCAGTCGCAACGAAACCGTGGGGTTCGAATGCGCACGCCTGTTGCTGCTGGCCGGGCAGGCCGCGGCCGAGGAGGGGCGCTCCTTCCGCGAGGCTCTGGAACACCTGGATCTTCCCTCCGCCTACGGGGGTGACTTCCGTCTGGAGCAGAGGGTCAACCAGGGCCTGCGCACACTGATCTGGGATGGGTCACGATTCACCCCCTGGGGAGGACGCTGA
- a CDS encoding acetyl-CoA carboxylase carboxyltransferase subunit beta produces the protein MSWFKRDQPNITAPASKQSMPDGLWLKCKQCNTILYRKEVELNLHVCHECGHHMRINSSTYRDILFDEDSFVELGLNLKSKDFLAFVDSEPYSKRIDAATQKTGMNDAVLCGTGTMNELPVAAALMDFFHFGGSVGSVVGEKIAIAARVALEQNLPLLVLSASGGMRMQESTVALMQMAKVSALLTKLADRGLPFISLLTDPTTGGTSASFAMLGDVILAEPGALICFAGPRVIKQTIGEDLPPGFQRSEFLLEHGFVDRIVPRVELKDTIENLFRILLAGKVPGRPA, from the coding sequence ATGAGTTGGTTCAAACGCGACCAGCCGAACATCACCGCACCCGCCAGCAAGCAGTCCATGCCCGACGGGTTGTGGCTGAAATGCAAGCAGTGCAACACCATCCTCTACCGCAAGGAAGTGGAGCTGAATCTGCATGTCTGCCACGAATGCGGGCACCATATGCGGATCAACAGCTCGACCTACCGCGACATCCTCTTTGACGAGGACAGCTTCGTCGAGCTGGGGCTGAATCTGAAGAGCAAGGATTTCCTCGCCTTCGTGGATTCCGAACCCTATTCCAAACGCATCGACGCGGCCACCCAGAAGACGGGCATGAACGACGCCGTGCTCTGTGGCACCGGCACCATGAACGAATTGCCCGTGGCCGCGGCCCTGATGGACTTCTTCCACTTCGGCGGAAGCGTGGGCAGCGTGGTGGGCGAAAAGATCGCCATCGCCGCCCGCGTGGCGCTTGAACAGAACCTGCCGCTGCTTGTGCTCTCAGCCTCCGGCGGCATGCGCATGCAGGAGAGCACGGTGGCCCTGATGCAGATGGCCAAGGTCAGCGCCCTGCTCACGAAGCTGGCCGATCGCGGCCTGCCCTTCATCAGCCTGCTGACCGACCCCACCACGGGCGGTACCTCCGCTTCCTTCGCCATGCTGGGCGACGTGATCCTGGCCGAGCCGGGAGCGCTGATCTGCTTCGCCGGGCCCCGCGTGATCAAGCAGACCATTGGAGAAGACCTGCCTCCCGGCTTCCAGCGCAGCGAGTTCCTGCTGGAGCACGGGTTCGTCGATCGCATCGTGCCCCGTGTGGAGCTGAAGGACACCATCGAAAATCTCTTCCGGATCCTGCTGGCCGGAAAGGTCCCGGGCAGGCCCGCATGA
- the guaA gene encoding glutamine-hydrolyzing GMP synthase, which yields MNTHPQILVLDFGSQYTQLIARKIRELKVNSLILPWNTSIEKIRELAPRGVIFSGGPSSVYDVDAPQPEYRLEDLGVPILGVCYGLQLCGRMLGATVLPGESREYGLAQLKVVADPLFEGFAPESRVWMSHGDQLAGVPEGCSVLARTDTCPVAALHHPGLRLWGVQFHPEVQHTVHGRELLRNFIFDICGCTADWTAGHVIEEQVREIRALVGDTAHVVCGLSGGVDSSVAAALIHRAIGDRLHCVYVNNGLMRAGESEEVVSTFREHLGFNLMAIDASERFMEALKGISEPEQKRKAIGRTFIDVFEEAVRHLPQVEFLAQGTLYPDVIESVMTRGPSQTIKTHHNVGGLPERMKFRLLEPLRELFKDEVRQVGEGLGLPHAMLWRHPFPGPGLGIRILGEISAERVRVLQEADRIFIEELRDSGWYDRTWQALAVLLPVHSVGVMGDQRTYENVLALRAVNSTDAMTAEFVPLPWELLGRISGRIINEVRGINRVVYDISSKPPATIEWE from the coding sequence ATGAATACCCATCCGCAGATCCTCGTGCTGGATTTCGGCTCCCAGTACACCCAGCTGATCGCCCGCAAGATTCGCGAGCTCAAGGTCAATTCGCTGATCCTGCCGTGGAACACGAGCATCGAGAAGATCCGGGAACTGGCCCCCAGGGGCGTGATCTTCTCGGGCGGACCCAGCTCGGTCTACGACGTCGATGCCCCGCAGCCCGAGTACAGGCTCGAGGATCTGGGAGTACCCATTCTGGGAGTGTGTTACGGCCTCCAGCTCTGCGGACGCATGCTGGGCGCCACGGTACTGCCCGGCGAATCCCGCGAGTACGGGCTGGCCCAGCTCAAGGTGGTGGCCGATCCACTGTTCGAAGGTTTCGCTCCCGAGAGCAGGGTCTGGATGAGCCACGGGGACCAGCTGGCCGGCGTGCCCGAAGGATGCAGCGTGCTGGCCCGCACCGATACCTGCCCGGTGGCCGCGCTGCATCATCCGGGCCTGAGGCTCTGGGGCGTGCAGTTCCATCCGGAAGTGCAGCACACGGTACACGGGCGGGAACTGCTGCGCAACTTCATCTTCGACATCTGCGGCTGCACGGCCGACTGGACGGCCGGGCACGTGATCGAGGAGCAGGTCCGCGAGATCCGGGCCCTGGTGGGTGACACGGCCCATGTGGTCTGTGGACTGTCCGGCGGAGTCGACAGTTCGGTGGCGGCCGCCCTGATCCACCGCGCCATCGGCGACCGGCTGCACTGCGTGTACGTCAACAACGGCCTGATGCGCGCGGGCGAGAGCGAAGAGGTGGTCAGCACCTTCCGCGAGCATCTGGGCTTCAACCTGATGGCGATTGACGCCAGCGAGCGCTTCATGGAGGCGCTCAAGGGCATTTCGGAACCCGAGCAGAAGCGCAAGGCCATCGGGCGCACCTTCATCGATGTCTTCGAGGAGGCCGTGCGCCATCTGCCCCAGGTGGAATTCCTGGCCCAGGGCACGCTCTATCCCGACGTGATCGAGTCGGTGATGACCCGCGGCCCCAGCCAGACCATCAAGACCCATCACAACGTGGGCGGTCTGCCCGAACGGATGAAGTTCCGTCTGCTGGAACCGCTGCGTGAACTGTTCAAGGACGAGGTGCGCCAGGTGGGCGAAGGGTTGGGACTGCCCCATGCCATGCTCTGGCGCCACCCCTTTCCGGGTCCCGGTCTGGGCATCCGGATTCTGGGTGAAATCAGTGCCGAAAGGGTGCGCGTGCTGCAGGAAGCGGACAGGATCTTCATCGAAGAACTGCGCGATTCCGGCTGGTACGACCGCACCTGGCAGGCTTTGGCCGTGCTGCTGCCCGTGCACAGCGTGGGCGTGATGGGCGACCAGCGCACCTACGAGAATGTGCTGGCCCTGCGCGCGGTCAATTCGACGGACGCGATGACGGCCGAGTTCGTGCCCCTGCCATGGGAGCTGCTGGGGCGCATTTCGGGCCGCATCATCAACGAAGTGCGAGGCATCAACCGGGTGGTCTACGACATCTCGTCCAAACCCCCGGCCACCATCGAATGGGAATAG